ATGTAAATTCAACTTTCCGACTTGGAGGCTAACCTCAACATGTTGAGGTCTCAGTAAAGTTTATGTAAATAGATTAAACTTGCAATAACGTTTGTGTATAACAAAATCTTATATCATGTAGTAATAGATGTAAAACAAGAGAGAACAAAACCGAGAAAGACAAAATCCATACACGTATAAAGCTCTTCACGATAATTCAGGAACTCGGCAAGCAGGATTGTTCAAGATTccgaaaagaaaatatgaagtTATCAAGAGACATTATTATTTCACACAGTGAGAGAACAGAAAGTGTATCCCGTTAGACGCAGACAGAAGTGTATGATTTGGGTTCGTTGCCTTCTTAGGTTATGACGGTGGGGGCTGATCGGCCCGTGAACTCCTCCATCTTGGACAGCTTCAGAGCTATGTCAACCTGTCAATCACAACACATCAAAACAACAACGAGAGCAAACCCcttttggttttagtttatgGAGGGATATTTGAAAAGGTTTTCTGACCAGAGGAGACAGAGCTTCCTGGGACTCTCGTCCTATTTTAGAAGCATCCTTCTCGTACTGTTCAATGTAGAGTCTGATGGTTGCTCCTTCCGAGCCAGTTCCAGACAGACGGAAAAccttcattttattttagatagaACAAGTCAGGAATAATCAAATGTTAAACATGTGTTGTATTATGACTATCTCTTCCTTTGTTCTTAGCTGATACGCCTAAAGAGACCCGAAaccgaagaaaaaaaaaagatgggaCTTACAAGTCGTGATCCATCCTCAAACAGGTAACGGATTCCCTGGTGCTTTGAGATAGATCCGTCAACTGGATCTTTGTACTCGAACTCATCCGCACTGGAGACATTCGCCACGTCCGAGCGGATTCCTTTCACAATcctgaatcaaatcaaaagagaggAATAGATTAGAAAGGAATAATACAGAGTACCAAACTGATGAGTGTGAAGGTATGTAGAGAAGTGGAAGCGTGCGTTACTTGTTGACTTCAGGAATTGAAGATTGCAATTTGACCAAATGCTCCATCAGCTCCTTAGCTTTACCTGCGTCCACATTCTTTGGGGACACATTTCAAGATATCACAAAAGGGTTTTTGCTGTTTGTTCCGCATAATACAATCATTAAACTAAGCAACTTGTTACCTCGTAGTCGTAACGAGTGTAGTAGTGACGGCCATAGGTAGCCCAGTGCTGGCGGACAATGTCTTCAACCATCACCAGTTTAGTGTCACCGTCAATGCTATCCTTGTTCTTGTGAGCCAGTATGGACATCCACGCAAGAACTGCCCATATCCCATCTTTCTCACGGATATGATCGGAGCCTGTGAAACATCTTTTTTCAGAACCGTAcagattttgtttttgaagttatttacagACGTGTGAGTGTGGAAATAGAAACTAACCAGTTCCAAAactttcttccccacagacggaaCACATCCCGGCATCCATCAGATTACCAAAAAACTTCCAGCCTGTTGGAACCTGATATGTGATTTTATCAGAGATGTTATCAAATTTACAGTGTTCCGAGGAAAGCTATATAGAGGTTGCATGTTGATACATACCTCAAAGAACTTCAAATTCAAGCTTTTTGCAACGACATCTAGAGCAGCTGAGGTCGGCATGCTCCTAAAATAAGTAGTGCAAGTTGAATATTACGCGGCAAAGGTATATTAAAAGGGTTGTGTACACATAAATCAGgtagaagtaaaaaaaaagacgtCTGCATGTATAATACCTTGCAACACCTTTCAAACCAGAGCTGAAGTACGGTATGGCTCCAATGGCATTTGCAGCAATTATGGCAACTGAATCCGAAGGAGTTACAAAGaacctacaaaaaaaagagatacaaTTATTACTTTGTAAACCCGTTCCAAGTATGCATGTATCTAAGAGCATTAGTATGCTACCTTTTACCAAGGATCATGTTACGGTCTGCATCACCGTCAGCAGCGGCACCAAACTCTGGAGGTTCAACTCCAGTGTCGGATTTACCTAGTCCCATTCGTGCCACAAGCTCCTTAGCATAGGTCAGATTGGGATCCGGATGGCCTCCTCCAAAGTCCTCCTAAAAATGTTGTATTGTGGTGAATGGTGAGGTTGGATGTCTATTTGTAATCATTTAAGGAAATAGTATTTCTTggttagaaaaaaaacaagacctTGGGTACGCAGTTCAACAAGGCACTTTCTTGCGCACCGAGTTCTTCCACAAAGATGCGATGTGCATAGGCCCCAGCAACGCCGTGTAAGGCATCATAGCTTcataaaataaagcaaaatatTAACATTAAACCGATGGAATATATGTCAGCAAACTTAGCTCAAATGTAAGAGTTTGAGGAACTAAACTAAACTGCATACCAGAACGTAAATTTTGGAGATGAAAGCAACTTCCGGATGGATTCGAAGTCAAAGATTGACCTTAAGGAagcaagaaaatatttttagaaaaaaacatagaGATACCATAAACTCGGGAGCATATTCTGGAATCATGCTCTCAAATTGAGTGAGACTCACTTCATTAGTTTAACGTAGTCATCTGCGGAATCAAAAACTTCAACATCAAATTTTCCTTCAGGACCCTCAAAACTGGTTACACCAACTGCAGAAATATCAACCTGTTGCATTTACAAACAGAGACCAGATCAACGTTGAATGAAACAAAATACAGAGAATGGAAAAAATGTTGTACTGAGAGGAATGTTTAGATACATTGGGTAGATCTGCTGCTATTGGGTACTCCTTGATTGTTTTAGTGTTCTCGTAAATCTTATCAGTGATTGATTCAGGAGCAGGCCCTCCGTTTTCCATATTGTATTTGATTCCAAAATCCTGTATAAGAGGCAGGGAGTCAACGATTAGTCTTATCGAGttagatatataattaactaatatGAGACAATAGATGAATACAGGACAAGCAGCTAAACAAAAAGGGGCAGAGCACAATAGAGACAGAACGCACCTCAGTAGGGCCACCAGGGTTGTGACTTGCTGTTAAGATAAATGCTCCAGTTGCTTTCGATCCCTGTAACCAGAGACTGGAGTAAGTCTCTCAACACAGTTTACACTCATACATTCAAATATCACTACAAAGATGACGTTAAGAGAAAGAAATCTCACATCAGCCCCTGATCTTTCACGAATCACAGCTGATACAGCAGGGGTTGACATCAGAGTGTTTTTACCAACCCACACACGTCGTACACCATTAGCTGCTGCCATCTTAATTATGATCTGTccagatagaaaaaaaaaaaaaatttgaatgagAAGCTCGAAACACTCGTCATCTGAAATAGCAGGCACCAGATAAACAGTTGCAGACTTAGCCAACTTATAGAGATCCTCTTCATATGTGAAGTACGGAATACACTGATTACACACTCAGCCAGATTAAGAAGACAAAAGAAATCACATTGCATTTACCTGAACAGCATCCTTTGAGTAATAACGACCATCACCAGAGACCACGAGCGTGGCACCTGCacagataaacaaaaaaaaaatcattaacttTTAGAAACAAGAAGATATCTGCCTAAGAACTGTATATCTAacgagaagaaaaagaaaatctcaCCTTTGACTTTCTCAGGAGTAAGAGCATTAAACGTTGCTTGCACAAAATTCTCCAGGTAATTAGGTTGCTTGAACACTTTCACCTACACAAACCACAATACCAATG
This DNA window, taken from Raphanus sativus cultivar WK10039 unplaced genomic scaffold, ASM80110v3 Scaffold1494, whole genome shotgun sequence, encodes the following:
- the LOC130504324 gene encoding probable phosphoglucomutase, cytoplasmic 1, with amino-acid sequence MAFKVTLVSTSPIDGQKPGTSGLRKKVKVFKQPNYLENFVQATFNALTPEKVKGATLVVSGDGRYYSKDAVQIIIKMAAANGVRRVWVGKNTLMSTPAVSAVIRERSGADGSKATGAFILTASHNPGGPTEDFGIKYNMENGGPAPESITDKIYENTKTIKEYPIAADLPNVDISAVGVTSFEGPEGKFDVEVFDSADDYVKLMKSIFDFESIRKLLSSPKFTFCYDALHGVAGAYAHRIFVEELGAQESALLNCVPKEDFGGGHPDPNLTYAKELVARMGLGKSDTGVEPPEFGAAADGDADRNMILGKRFFVTPSDSVAIIAANAIGAIPYFSSGLKGVARSMPTSAALDVVAKSLNLKFFEVPTGWKFFGNLMDAGMCSVCGEESFGTGSDHIREKDGIWAVLAWMSILAHKNKDSIDGDTKLVMVEDIVRQHWATYGRHYYTRYDYENVDAGKAKELMEHLVKLQSSIPEVNKIVKGIRSDVANVSSADEFEYKDPVDGSISKHQGIRYLFEDGSRLVFRLSGTGSEGATIRLYIEQYEKDASKIGRESQEALSPLVDIALKLSKMEEFTGRSAPTVIT